A window from Cryptomeria japonica chromosome 1, Sugi_1.0, whole genome shotgun sequence encodes these proteins:
- the LOC131074622 gene encoding uncharacterized protein LOC131074622 isoform X2 — MDCKEQERKFGGHGKKKCEGGKGKKRPAEDSNEDEVQEFFALVDRIHAVHKLYKQRRMNFPSAGETPTSQIVGGDVIQVIKE; from the exons ATGGATTGCAAGGAACAAGAGCGAAAGTTTGGAGGGCATGGAAAAAAGAAATGTGAGGGAGGAAAGGGCAAGAAACGTCCAGCAGAAGATAGCAATGAAGATGAAGTCCAAGAATTTTTCGCTCTGGTGGACAGAATTCATGCAGTGCACAAGCTTTATAAACAGAGGCGAATGAATTTTCCCTCTGCAGGAGAAACACCCACATCTCAGATTGTGGGTGGCGATGTCATCCAAG TGATCAAAGAATAG
- the LOC131074622 gene encoding uncharacterized protein LOC131074622 isoform X1: protein MDCKEQERKFGGHGKKKCEGGKGKKRPAEDSNEDEVQEFFALVDRIHAVHKLYKQRRMNFPSAGETPTSQIVGGDVIQGKSLWKPSFQWEDFFSLARKNSSINDCSNNSSTSVMCEKLCVGSDQRIGVRSFDLNVEATAEE from the coding sequence ATGGATTGCAAGGAACAAGAGCGAAAGTTTGGAGGGCATGGAAAAAAGAAATGTGAGGGAGGAAAGGGCAAGAAACGTCCAGCAGAAGATAGCAATGAAGATGAAGTCCAAGAATTTTTCGCTCTGGTGGACAGAATTCATGCAGTGCACAAGCTTTATAAACAGAGGCGAATGAATTTTCCCTCTGCAGGAGAAACACCCACATCTCAGATTGTGGGTGGCGATGTCATCCAAGGTAAATCTCTATGGAAGCCCTCTTTCCAATGGGAGGATTTTTTTTCCTTAGCTCGGAAAAATAGTAGTATTAATGATTGTTCAAACAACTCAAGCACTTCGGTGATGTGTGAAAAGCTTTGTGTTGGTAGTGATCAAAGAATAGGTGTGAGGAGTTTTGATCTGAATGTTGAGGCTACCGCAGAAGAGTAG